CGGAAGGCATCAGGAGGCGATTTCTGAAAAACGGACTCCAAAATAAACACCACGAAATCCATGGTGGTGAAATCGTCATTATGCAGCAACACCCGGTACAGCGGAGGCTTTTCAACCTTTTCTTCGCTTCGGGTTAATACTGCATCATCGTGGTCAAAATCAGGGGAAGACATAAATCAGTCAGTAGTCAGTGGTCAGTAGTTAGTAATGCCAGTTAAGGGTTGAAGTGGTGGTTGGTCCTCATCCCCGTTGGGATGGA
This region of Acidobacteriota bacterium genomic DNA includes:
- the clpS gene encoding ATP-dependent Clp protease adapter ClpS, with product MSSPDFDHDDAVLTRSEEKVEKPPLYRVLLHNDDFTTMDFVVFILESVFQKSPPDAFRIMMQVHLEGMGVAGVYTYEIAEMKVDKVTRLARENEYPLLCTMEEE